A region of the Apium graveolens cultivar Ventura chromosome 6, ASM990537v1, whole genome shotgun sequence genome:
GTGTCATTCCTGAAAGGGATCGAGTGGGCAATCTGTTCAAAACATATACTGCATGCCTGAATGCTTTCCCCCAAAATTCAGATGGAacattttttttttctctttaaCATACTCCTGCTATGGCCACCACCGCTCTGTTTCATCGTTCGAACACACTATTCTGTTGTGGAGAATATGGTATCGTATAGTATCTCAGTATTTCAGTGTCCTCACAAAACCTGTCGAATCCAGTCGAGCAAAACTCTCTTCCTCTATCAGACTGAAATTCACATATTCCCTACTTTGCCCCATTCTCAACTAAAGCCTTGAATCTTTGAAAAATTGGCAGTGCTTCAATTTGTTCTTAATTATATAAACATACATCATTCTTGTGTAATCATCCGCTAACATCAAGAAGTATTTATTCCTAGAGGGTGTAGCGGGTGAAATGTGGTTGCGAAAATCCACATGTATCAGTTCTAAGGCAATTTTAGTATTGAAATTAGATTGGGAAGGGAATGGCTTACGTGCATGTTTAGACATGAGACATTCGCTACCCACTTCTTTGGACTGCACTAGGTTGGGCAGACCATATACCATCTGTTTCTTTGACATTATCTGCATGGCTTAGAAATTGACATGGCCGAGGAAAATATGCCACAACCATCTTTCCTCTTCCATTTTTGTCAACAAGCATTCAACTCTGGCCCCTTTGATGCACAGCTTATACAACCTGTTAGAAGCCTTCTGTAATTTGATGAGAAGCATTCTGTTTACAGCGTAGACCCACAACATATCACCATCAAGAACAACTCTATTTCCCTAATCTGACAGCTTCCCCAAACTGATTATGCTTCTTCGAAGAGTTTGTATAATACACCTCTTTTAGCTCATGTTCTTCGCAATTTCTACACACCATATTTACAGAACCCTTGCCTTTGATATGCAATAAAGATCCATCCCTGAATTTTACTTGGCATGTGATATTTTCGTTTAAGTTTTTGAATTTTTCATTATGCCTAGTCATGTGGTTACTGGAATTGTTGCCTAAATACCACGTGTTGTCTTCATTTTCTGTACTCATGATAACTAGCTTGTTAGTACTACTTCCACAATTGCACAATATTATTTTTCCATCACCACTGTTCTCAAACTCCTCCACCAGCAAAGTAGGTTCATCATCATTAATTTGAGTCAAATTGGCTTCAACCCTCTATTCTCTGTCCCTCCTTGGTTTAGAACATTCTATAGCGAAATGCCCATGATTGTGGCAGTTGAAGCATTTGACTCTGCTTCTGTCACGAACCATACGCCTATTTTTGCTGTGATAATCTCTGTTACCCCTATTCCTCCTTTATTTGTCCATTTAAGCCACTCATCCCTTGTGAGTAGCAGTTTAGTCTCATTACCCTCACGTCGCGTACACTCTTCTTCAGTAAGAAAGAGTTGTTCGTTGTTTGCTTCAGTATGTCCACGTATCCTCTCCTCATGCGCCTGGAGGGATCCTACAATCTCTTCTACAGACATATTCTCCAAGTCTCCAAATTGCTCAATGGCTAAAGCAATTTGAAGAAATTTCGCAGGTACAACTCTCAAAAGCTTCTTGACGACATACGTCTCCTCAACTTTCTCTTCTAAAGCTCAGATATTGGTCATCAAGCCATTCATCTTCTTACAGAAATCCTCTAGATGTTATGTTTCTTTTATGGTAAGAGACTCAAATTCGGCTTTGAGTGTTTGAGCCTTTTCCTTTTTCACTTTGTGTGCTTCTAGATGCATTTCTTTATCGCCTCACATGCTTCTTTTGACAACAATAAATCTTCACCAATTCCCTGATATATATGGCCAAAGCTCGTTTGGCCACCTTGTCTTCCACAGCAGTCTTGGGGTCCTTGGGCTCGACAGCCTCCCACATATCATGGGCTTGCATAAAGACACGCTTTTTCATAGCTCATGTTGATGCTGTGTAGTTGGCTTTTGTTAACatttagcagcttaggacaaaAGAACTCTTTTTTGCCTTGCCGGTCTCCATAGCTGTTTGGTAGTGTGGTGGAATGGTATATGAACGAGTGAAACTCTGATACCAGATGTTAAATATACACAAAGAACTGATGAGAAATAAACTGACTTACTATACTGATAACTGAATAGATATTACAATTCTGAGAGAAATACTTATAAAACTAAGTACAAACCAAATGACAACTAAAAACTAGGAAAGTGCATCTGATTTTTCTCCACGATTTATTTACCAGACTCCAAACAAACTGTTAAAAAATTtggattttagagcttaattttaaatatgttcttgatgttaatcctaaaaactaatgattggaaattgttcaatgatatttgaacttaaattttcatgtatggttttaagtATTTTCTttatgaaatccatatgaaatgagagttgaaagtagctagaaaaagcttggaattttttagaatgttttgtcccacattgaaataaataaagggggttgtgtgcttcATATGGTATCACACACATGAGTAgcatacaactactaaggtgtgtaatggtccattgtgttgttgtgtgcttcatgCGCACGCGCGCGCGCGCCGCCTCCtccacgcaccgcaccgcaccgtactgggtcgggtcgaagggctatttgggcgaatgtctcggtgTCTCGCATACGCGAGGCtacctgggcgaggattttatttatttgagaattaattttaattcaaatttatttatctgTGACTAGATTATAATTATTACAAATGGTGGGTTGGGTTCGATACTGAATTgggctaagtcactttgttagtgaGCTTAGTCTAATTCATTGAACCTAGCCATGAATATAATCTGATCTATaactgatatatatattcaattaaaatttaatctgataataatgtgggtgtcaaaatctgatcagttttgattttatttattaatgGAGTAGTTTAATTCATATATTAATTGTATGGGCAGTTTCacttttcctctcctataaatagaggttaaaATGAATGTATTAGACACACCAcacaacattctcttctcttctccctctctgcatttctctcccaaaaatACAAGTTCGAAGTGTTGTTAGTTAGTTTTTCGGGGGACTGAGGTGCTAGTcgaggtggaggttttgttgctgctgttaacacaaactctgagttattttatcctGGTGGAAATATTGcacacatcccaaacgcagcaggtagggggcaatattctcttcaagagcagccagggcTTCGAGTAAGGCCTGGTGATCTCTCAGCTATGATCTTCTTTTCTTGGTGTTCTGTATCTGTGCACAACCATTATTTTTggtcactgttgaaagctatgatttcgggtacatcttcgtttttctcttcgttatttcagttactgattttgtttacatgcatgttttattttgttaactgtggtcttggcctgaACTTGCTAAATTTTTTATATACTTGTCTCTAtattgctatatttgttagtgagatttacaacacAAACTGCTAACAATGAACACCTATTCGTGCTACGACATACACGCTAGTACATCTGATTTATTcaaagaattaaaaaaaattaaaacatttaGATTAATTCCAACACTATTGGATAAAGTTTTTCAAGACTTGGAAGTTTAGTTTTGTAGCATGTCTTAGTATTAAATAAATTAGAATTTCCTATCTAACAAGTAGGTTAAGAGCATAACTTGAATTTTTTCGGTTGGGAtgataataatattaataattaatctTGAAGTCATCTTggcaaaaaaaagaaaaaaaaatattccAGATGAGGTGTATCCTACTGGTAGATGTACTAAGAGTAGCTCGCTAGTCTGGGCACTTCATCAGTACTGATCACTTGAGTCTGTCAAAATAGCAATAGTCTGTCATTATTGATTATTTTATCAAGGGTATACAAGAAGAAGAAATGGTCATGGTCTGGTCTTGCAATGTTGCACATCATAGTTAATCAAGACGACAAGTTCTTGGTAATCTGCAATTACTAAATCTTAGCGGAAAAACAGAGTCAGATATTTGTTTTGATCCATATAGTAGTCTTATAGTGCAAGATAGATTCCTGAAGAATACTTTATAATAAGTTGCGTTAGactataattttattagagacaAAACATATTTGGGTGATTAATTTTGGTACTACATTTATTCTTAAGACAAATTATCTGGTTGCGATCAAATACCAAGTTAATTGCATATTGCATAGGTGTCGAGATAGTAGATTCCAGGGCGAAATCCTTTCGACGAGGGGTGAATGTAATGACCCTATCTAAAAAAtggtaataataataattatattttactTATATCAATTTAAATTTTGGGACTTGCAATCATTTCAAATTTTATAAGTTAAATATTATACTTCACATTTTAAGTCATTTTttcaaaatacttgattttatatttattcaagtGCATCTTATACTTTTAAATGAGGTATATGATTGGACAAGTGTTACATTTTATAATCTAATATTTGGTCTTATATTTAAATGTGTCAATAAAAGGATTATTTAGTGATGACCAAACTAGTTATTAatattctatatatatatatataaatatataagcTGAGTAATTTTATAGAGTGGGAATTAAGGccaaaagaaaattaaaaatgataGTACGCGGGTATTTGGAAGAGGGCGATGGAAGGGTAGTATTAGGTAATCTTAAAGAATACTGCTATCAACAAGGACTTACCTCTATATTGCATTATGGAAAAATTTAGTCCTAAATGATCGAAGGATCACTCAGTTTCTTGGTCTACGTTAGCAAAGAAATGTATTTTAAATTTGCACAAGAAATACTTGATAACTCATTTAGAGTATTTTGTGTAAGTACTATCTTGTCTGATAAGTGCGTACATTTTGtctttattattattttcattCTTCGTATTATCTTCCTTTCCGACTTTATGCTCCAGATAGTAAAACTTATTGCGCTTTTTTTTCGCTCATATCGATTATACTCTTTGTTCAACCAAATTTGATAAAAGCAAAGGATCAACTAAAGGAAGAAGAATGGAAAAAATGGAGCATCAAGCTTTGGATTGACTTGTTTTCTTAGGAATCTACAAATGACTAAATTTTTTGAAGTTTATAGTATTCGTATAGTATGTACCAGGTTTATTTGTTTTGTTTAAGTTGGTCAGGACCATTTCATTTTACTATTTGTACAAATATGTTGAAACTTATGTAGTAATATGGCTTGAACGTCCTCGAAATCTAAGCTATTTTATGTAAAAAAGTAATATCTCAAGGTTTAATCAAATAAAGTAAATTTTGTGGTGTTTCAGTTTTCCACTTCAAGATAAGTTATATCTTGGTCAAGGTCATCGTTATAAAATATAAATGGTCAAAAGCACTATCTTCGTCTTTGCATGAGGAAAATATAGGCCCGAGCCATGCTCTCACCATTTTTGGAACCTTTTTAGTCAGAATATAGAGACATAGTAAATTTGCACCTGTTAGCGAGGCCTACAACTAGTTTTTAGCATACGATACATGTCTTCTCTAAAACACTTTCATAGTAAACCTCTGACCTTCTACTTCTTTGCTATATCTTTGGACATTTTTTCGAGTAGAAGGTAGAATTTGATTCCAGAGAGCACTAAGGCGAACAATGTTTTTTTCTAATTCACTGGTGAAGAGTTGGAGCTGCTATATACCTGAAAATTTCAGAATCCAACTATTTTTAAGAATCCTGGGAatcataatcaataaattaaatattcCTAAATTATGTACATGACTTAATCAAGAAAAAATGCAACAAAGGGAATCAGAAGTAtcttataataaaaatattaagaAAAATGCTATATTTACAAAAATCGTTCCCCAAACCGAACTGGAATGATGAGTTGTCATCATGTTATTGGATATTTACTGATAAATTAAATGGACCCTCGTTTACTAATATAAATCTGGCGAATAAAAAGATGACAGGTGTCATTTTGGGaaagttttgaatatttttctTGGGTATATAGCATTGCTTAAAAAGTTTAGATGATCTACTAAGTTTATTTAGAAGAAGTTGTGGTATATGGAGAATAGTAGTTTCGCAATTCAATAGTTTACACTACAACAAAGATGGCCTTTACCGATCGCCGGAGTGGTCGTTTTAGGTCCAAAGTCGCTCGGTATTAGGAAATAAGGATTGCAATCAGATCAGACGGGTTAATCCTAATTATTGTTTACTTTTTTTGGTTGAATTTTACAATCATCAACATAAATATACCTAATTTTAAATTCTTAAAACAAGAATATATAATCCTTAATTGAAATAGTGAGAAAGAAACAGATGATACAAGAGAAAGACATAGAGACAAAGTCTCTGAAGGTAATTAGAgaaagggagagagagagggatgTTAACCATGTGAAAGAGGGGTTATCAAGGTAGAGAAAGTAAGGGATTTTAAATTTTTAATGTTATAATTAAAAAACCGCAGCACAATATTAACCGAAATATCGAACTATGTATTGGTCGGTCTTTACGACGTAGTAGCATGGTAAGGATCGGTTAATTATAATTTGGCTTTCTAATCGTATTAATTGATCATTTTTCTTTTAATCTTTTAACAACTGCTCAACAACCGATATAATTGGTCGGAATAAGATATGTCAATGGTTAATCAACCAAATTTGACTGCGATTATAATAATCGGTCAGTAAAAATAGATCattaattcctttaaaattccGATCGATTGTAAATGTTAGTCGTTTTCTTCCCATTTAAGTATTGGTTCGGTTAGTATTATGCGGTCGGAAATGACTCTATTTCTTGTAGTGTAAGTAGGTGTATCacattatttatttaataaaagtaaaaaaaatatatctAAGAGCCTATTCTCGTTAATATAATTTAGTAGATGCGATATGTAATACCAGAGCATCATAGTAGTTTGAGCTTAATTTTATAAGGACATGGCAAACggaaaataatttaattaagtattcAGTGTTTATGATAGAATAGATGTTTCACAAAGTATGTGAAAGAATCATTAATTAGCTTTTCGAAACAAATTTACTAACTTTTATCACAATTGCCCTTTCTCCTTGTATTGTGAGCCCTAACttttaatttctcaaaatatTTGCAGAATTAtctataatatattataatagacgaaatattaaaagtttgatagTAGGTCGGTACTTACTGAAATTACTTAATTGCCCTTACTTAATCTTAGTATATTCTTAatcaaattatattaaagtcGTTAAAAAAGACTACTTCAAATTGAAAATTTGATAATTGGTCGATCGTACAGTGCTTGCTAAATTTACTTAAATGTCCTGACTTAATTAATTTCAAAAacttttttttagaaaatttatACTATATTATGATAGACAAAATATCAAAAGGTTGGTAGTCGGTCTGTACTCACTGAAATTACTTAATTTACCTTATTTAATTTTACTATATTATAATTTAACTTATATTAAAGTCGTTAAAAAAAGTCTACTCCGAATTGAAAATTTGATAATTAGTCTATCGTACAATTCTTGCTAAATTTATTTAAATGCCCTTACTTAATTACTTTCaagaaaaaaaattagaaaaaaattatatattactGGGAAAATGATAGAGACCTTAAATATAGTTACCAAAATTTTTCCTAAATACTGATGTGTCAACTTTGTAATTACTAAATTTCCAAATAATGATATGGACCATGCATATATACATATGCGTCCCCAAATCAAAATGCGTCACATATTTGTTCTgtcatttaataaaaaaatagGATAAAAAATTTGGGATACCTAAAACTACTCACAATACTTTTCATTCTTAATCCATGACAATACAACATGAACAACTCTAACAAATCTACAATTACGCATAACACTCGTTTTCGTCTTCTCTCCTGTATTCAAACCTTTCCATTTCACAACACTAACCTTTTAATTTCTCGAACATAATTCGAATTTCAGTTTAGCTCTCCAAACAATATGCGAGAACAATTTTATACCTATTTTCATTCAATtacattttattaattaaatCTATCTATTTATAATTAATAACTTTTATTAATAACAAATCTCTTTTTAAGTAATATtttggtttcacttattttttatttCTACCAACTTTTGGTTTCAGCTTTTATGATTCATGTTACAATTCTAAGTttattgtttttatttttgttattcttatatgacttataattctatatatattatttttggggaatttaccaaaaatactaatttttgtaaaattattCGCGGTTTTACTAACTTCTGAAAAGATTTGAAAAAATACCATTTTACtctgaaaatatttacaaaaatacgaTGTTGTATAACAGGTTGTAATTTAGTGTAAATTGTGTAACTGTTTTAGGTTGCATTTTATGTTACATTTTATGCCGTAAATATGATTTCAATTTACGGTTTCTTTTTTATAATTTCAAGTTGCAAACGTGGTTGCAAAAATGATTGCAAGtattttgcaaatatttttaaaaaatgatagtatttttgcaaaaatttTGTAAAACTTGGGTATTTATGAAAAAATCCTTTATTTTTACCCATATTTTGAATTTTATAAGTcatactttttaatttttttattggTTTGAATCctgtttttaattatattttaaaataaataggtTCATATATTAGCCCAACTAAATAGGTTTTGAAAAATATAAATCACGATCAAGTAAATAGGTTATgtgtttaaattaaaatattttaatttagaatacTTAATTTGTTggtaaaatttcattttaaatAAAATAGTATGGATATTATAAATACTGTATTTTGATTTCACcccttaaaaataataaagattGTTCAAATCTTATTATGATTACAATTCTATATCATAATAAGAAATATACCTTATTTTGATCAACTAACTGAGTTGTGGAGGCATTAGACGGATGGTTATAGTAGACACTTGATCGATCTTGATTCGTCTGATTAGTTGCAGTTTGATTTGTTTGTGTATTTATTATTTGCTTTGAATTAGGCAAAtagtttgcaggctattacgtgagcccatagggtttacccagtgcgcacccaaagggtagcggctgcgggttacctacgataaaaaaatagtGTTTAAGAGTAATTTTGATTGAAAAAATAGTAATTTTGACAAATACTTAGTGTTCAAACAATTGACAAGAAATGAGGACTGATCCGTGATTTAGAACAGAATTTCTCAACAAAGAAACACAATCAGATAACAAGAAGTATTCGCAGATGTTGAACACTCGTCAATCACCAGAATTTAGTGATTAGGTTTTAGTACTCAATTTTCAGATTTCGACGCAAGGATAATGACAGAATATCCGGAATTACTGGATAACACGAAAAATAAATGCAAACAGACAATCAATGTATATATATCAGAAATTACGCATATAGCTATCCATAAAACGAAGAATTAACTCAAATTCAACAATCTATAATTGATCGAATGAACCTGAATTTGTATACGAATAGTAATTATGCAGGAATAACAATGAAACGTCGAAGAATGATGAATAACTAAGAAATCGCCAATAGAATCGTCTACACGGGGTCTGATACCATGTTATCTTTTCTGAAAGTAAAAATCTCATCGAAGAAAAGAGAAGAAGTAATTACAATGTGTGTTCTTGATTACACATATACACAGATCTATTCAAAACTAATAAAAATGGAGGAAAAGTTTGTTATTCTAACTTAACAGATGTCAGCTCTGTATTGGACTATGAGAATAGTCTAGAAGGCTTGAACTTTGCTGATGTGAAGGTCTTAATATGTCAATAAACATTCTTTTGGGGCAGAAGTGGTAGGttatataatatataaacatATTATTAAGCAGGTAAACCTGATTCAAACACATGCAAAGTTTTTACCAGCTGCAGGAGAATTAGCTTAGACGCGGGTTGAATTTGTCTCAAAATCATTTGCTGAATACATTGCAATTTGAATATCTGCTCAGAAGCTGACTAGTTAGCTATATTGTTATTAACATTGAAAAACATACTTGAGTTACTTGGTTTTTTCATTATTGTTTCTTGAGGAAACTAGAAGCAGTGAACCTGATACATTTAAAAACTAGTTAAAGATGATCTATTGGATAGACTTTCAACCAAGTTATGTCACAacaataaatataaataaataacagATGCCAATTACATATATAGTTTTACTACTTCTCTGTATCTTGAATATGTCAGTGCCATAGGTAAGCAATTTTGTATATATTTTATCCTCTCTGTCACACTTTCCCTGGTAGAAGTTTTCTATATAAGCCTTGGACAAGATCCGTATCTTTACAACTCAACTCTCAGAACTCATCATTTGGTCTCTTAGCATTTTTTTTAACCAAAAGTTTTCAAATATGGATTCTTCAAGGGGCTCCAAACTTGTTTTCATATGTTTAATTGTAAGTAGTATGACTTGCTTTGTTGCTCTGGCCACTGATAATAATCCTCTTCAGGATTTCTGTGTTGCTGATGCAAATAGCCcaggtatatatatattttaaatgcATGCATTCTTGACGTAACTACCTCATTTTCATATTATCTGTTGTCTACATTTTACTTGTACACTACAAACATCTGACAGACTTGCTTCTTTTTTCAGTTTTGGTGAACGGACTAGTTTGTAAGGACCCCAAGGTTGTAACCGAAAACGACTTCTTTACTAGCGGATTGAACGTAGCTGGTGACACATCATCCAATAAAGTTGGATCAAATGTAACCACAGTTAATGTTGCTAGGATTCCTGGACTCAACACGCTTGGCATTTCTCTTGTTCGTATCGACTTTGCACCATATGGAATCAATGCTCCACACACACATCCCCGTGCTACTGAAATTTTGACAGTTATCAAAGGTACATTGAGGGTAGGATTTGTCACTTCAAATACAGAAAATCGTCATATCACCAAAGTCCTTAACGAAGGTGATGTGTTTGTGTTCCCGGAAGGTCTTATACACTACCAACAAAATATTGGACATGATAATGCGGTAGTGATTGCTGCTCTTAGCAGCCAAAACCCAGGGGTTATCACCATCGCAAACGCTGTATTCGGAGCCAATCCTAATATATCTGCTGATATTCTTGCCAAAGCATTCCAACTAAACAAAAACACAGTCCAGCAATTGCAGGCGCATTTTGATGAAGCAGATTGATGAACGTATTGGATTTATTATATATTTCTTAATTAAGGCTGTTAAGCCATTGCTCAGTTGTTTAATTACTGTTATTTGACATTGTTGCctttaatttttatttgtatCGCCATGTTCTTGTAGTTGTTGGTATCAGCCTTATTAAATAAAATCTCATCGGTGACTGAAGTTATGGCTCTACTTTACTTTAGGAACTCCAGATAATATTTGTTAAGCTTTGACATTTCTTGTGTGCAATTAAAAAGAGACATCTTCTAAATCTTTCTGATGTTGTTTTTCCAAATGTAGTCGATTTAATTAGTTAAGTTCTCTTTAAATAACTAGTAAGTTTCCACTCTCTTCTTATTCTCAACTCTAGTCCAACTAGGTACTTTATCATAGTACAACATATTCATCTCTAATCTTAAACTCTCATGAAAAACAAGTTTAGcctaatttttatataaaaaaaaaacaagtttagcctaatttttatataaatttaataaaaataatcatTTTTCAAAAATTAGCCAACTTTAACATTCGGCATATCCAATTGTCCAATATATAAGATACAAACTATCATTTGGAGTATTCT
Encoded here:
- the LOC141667716 gene encoding putative germin-like protein 2-1, whose translation is MDSSRGSKLVFICLIVSSMTCFVALATDNNPLQDFCVADANSPVLVNGLVCKDPKVVTENDFFTSGLNVAGDTSSNKVGSNVTTVNVARIPGLNTLGISLVRIDFAPYGINAPHTHPRATEILTVIKGTLRVGFVTSNTENRHITKVLNEGDVFVFPEGLIHYQQNIGHDNAVVIAALSSQNPGVITIANAVFGANPNISADILAKAFQLNKNTVQQLQAHFDEAD